In Panicum virgatum strain AP13 chromosome 4N, P.virgatum_v5, whole genome shotgun sequence, a single window of DNA contains:
- the LOC120670489 gene encoding uncharacterized protein LOC120670489, with translation MTQRGGGGGTASMLSPVVSRHLRTYRDSIRTASVPGGRCRPALRFFPASSDAAAGEGAYCWSSSASSASSPALDESARCSPVSLSFSSDGDLCFSGCPDGLDGAEELRAIALRMVHDGYMKGLVRAFGATGGSSSAHCGGHGPGPVELLLGSWFSELDVEWVLHAREGDKLRPHMEDGCASLLDLMESWIKALKTMVQVLCITQLELRTKWPAAAGGVRKAVRYFLLLATGKAAEREQEAAQLVRFAEASVLRMLDFVDAVADAALNDDQAAAEMLPGMLQVYTCVVDDSPAVLALFKEALGTTSMFDDMNGVFLRKRSKLSDAVWSMVEKVRPSFMADDCWRVSPAEAGGVHEGTRLEKIVKMELETMRFANLSFQTSSSFFAATHSHFYNFLTRLMMNYVMLLWRNEGALNLVLQDQQQRFRMFLSEHDDYCSSSSSVADLIKNMISSSEKQLEKASNFISDPGLRYIFLMNNCSFISEKVSSLLLPLFEDYKIKRSRGSREGERLPPMEDCVSQPNQSIQAKIERDSNLDGLIKIHSFIEAYLNASWEPVMSCLYRDIPLGFLKCGGALDKLVYQPELPHGLIIINIKIELQRSLQLVIVRFELEFKRTYAMQRMWKVANPELRKRLREAVIEKVISGYNKYMAERTAREKGNRPHTSTPLEFEELLEELFEG, from the exons ATGACGcagcgcggtggtggcggcggcacggctAGCATGCTCTCGCCGGTTGTCTCCCGGCACCTGCGCACCTACCGTGATTCGATCCGGACAGCCTCCGTCCCCGGCGGCCGGTGCAGGCCGGCGCTGCGGTTCTTCCCCGCGAGCAGCGACGCTGCGGCGGGAGAAGGGGCCTACTGCTGGTCGTCGAGCGCTAGCTCGGCCTCCAGTCCGGCCTTGGATGAGTCGGCTCGCTGCTCGCCCGTGTCCTTGTCCTTCTCCTCTGACGGCGACCTGTGCTTCTCCGGCTGCCCCGATGGCCTCGATGGAGCCGAGGAGCTCCGCGCCATCGCGCTGCGGATGGTCCACGACGGTTACATGAAGGGCCTCGTCCGAGCGTTCGGCGCCACCGGCGGCTCGTCGTCGGCGCACTGCGGAGGCCATGGCCCCGGCCCCGTCGAGCTCCTTCTGGGGAGCTGGTTCTCGGAGCTGGACGTGGAGTGGGTTCTCCACGCCAGGGAAGGAGACAAGCTGCGGCCGCACATGGAGGATGGCTGCGCCTCCCTCCTCGATCTGATGGAGAGCTGGATCAAAGCTCTCAAGACCATGGTGCAGGTGCTCTGCATCACGCAGCTGGAGCTACGCACCAagtggccggccgccgccggcggcgtcagGAAGGCCGTCAGGTACTTCCTCCTGCTGGCCACAGGGAAAGCGGCGGAgcgcgagcaggaggcggcccAGCTCGTGCGGTTCGCGGAGGCGAGCGTCCTCAGGATGCTTGACTTCGtggacgccgtcgccgacgctGCTCTAAACGAcgaccaggcggcggcggagatgctCCCGGGGATGCTGCAGGTGTACACCTGCGTCGTGGATGACTCGCCGGCCGTCCTGGCCCTGTTCAAAGAGGCGCTCGGCACCACATCCATGTTCGACGACATGAACGGCGTCTTCCTGCGGAAGAGGAGCAAGCTGAGCGACGCCGTGTGGAGCATGGTGGAGAAGGTCAGACCTTCCTTCATGGCGGACGACTGCTGGAGAGTCTCGCCGGCTGAGGCGGGTGGCGTCCACGAGGGCACCAGGCTGGAGAAAATTGTAAAAATGGAACTTGAAACAATGCGCTTCGCAAATTTGTCATTCCAAACATCATCATC TTTTTTTGCTGCAACACAC TCCCATTTTTACAATTTTCTCACCAGGCTGATGATGAACTACGTGATGCTGCTATGGCGAAACGAAGGAGCGCTCAATTTGGTCCTCCAGGACCAGCAGCAGCGCTTCAGAATGTTCTTGTCAGAACATGATGATTACTGCTCAAGTTCAAGCTCGGTTGCCGACCTCATCAAGAACATGATCTCATCCTCGGAGAAGCAGCTCGAGAAGGCGTCCAATTTCATCTCCGACCCCGGATTGCGGTACATATTCTTGATGAACAATTGCAGCTTCATTTCAGAGAAGGTTTCATCCTTGCTCCTGCCGTTGTTTGAAGATTACAAGATTAAGAGGTCTAGAGGTTCCAGGGAGGGGGAAAGACTCCCCCCAATGGAGGATTGTGTTAGTCAGCCTAATCAAAGTATTCAGGCAAAAATAGAGAGGGATTCGAACCTGGATGGCCTTATCAAGATCCATAGCTTCATAGAAGCTTACCTCAATGCCTCTTGGGAGCCGGTGATGTCTTGCTTGTACCGTGACATCCCTCTCGGCTTCCTGAAATGTGGCGGGGCACTAGAtaaactagtctatcaacctgagctcccgcacgggctaattataattaatataaaaatagag CTCCagaggagcctccaattagtaatagtaagatttgaATTGGAATTCAAGAGAACATATGCCATGCAAAGGATGTGGAAGGTTGCAAACCCTGAGCTTAGGAAGAGATTGCGCGAAGCCGTCATTGAGAAAGTCATCTCAGGTTACAACAAGTACATGGCGGAGAGGACGGCGAGAGAAAAGGGCAACAGACCCCACACGAGCACTCCCCTTGAATTTGAGGAGCTGCTAGAAGAGTTGTTTGAAGGATGA
- the LOC120670488 gene encoding transcription elongation factor 1 homolog gives MAKRKSRKAKAAPPKKASKLDTAFDCPFCNNRASVECTIDLKHLIAVVSCGICKESYSTSANALTEPIDVYSEWIDACESVNEGVDTRRRRSCDDDDDF, from the coding sequence ATGGCGAAGAGGAAGTCGCGGAaggcgaaggcggcgccgccgaaGAAGGCTTCGAAGCTGGACACGGCGTTCGACTGCCCCTTCTGCAACAACAGGGCCAGCGTGGAGTGCACCATCGACCTCAAGCACCTGATCGCCGTGGTCTCGTGCGGCATCTGCAAGGAGTCCTACTCCACCTCCGCCAACGCGCTCACGGAGCCCATCGACGTCTACAGCGAGTGGATCGACGCCTGCGAGAGCGTCAACGAGGGCGTcgacacccgccgccgccggagctgcgacgacgacgacgatttCTGA
- the LOC120670092 gene encoding GDSL esterase/lipase At5g45910-like, protein MAAARLVVAFLAVSSAFLAVSGQKFNAIFSFGDSMSDTGNLCVNGAPAGLTLTQPPYGETFFGRATCRCSDGRLVVDFLAEKYGLPLLKPSKQGGADFKKGANMAIIGATTMDSGFFQSLGIADKIWNNGPLNTQIQWFKQLMPSICGSTQACKSYLSKSLFVLGEFGGNDYNAMTFGGYSPEQASGQSGTIVDAIGKGVEQLIALGAANVVVPGVLPVGCFPIYLTLYQTSNAGDYDQYGCLKRFNALSAQHNQLLQSKVTSLQGRYPGARIMYADFYSHVYDMVRSPGSYGFSTNLQACCGAGGGKYNYQNGARCGMAGASACGNPAASLSWDGIHLTEAAYKKIADGWVSGAYCHPAIGA, encoded by the exons ATGGCGGCGGCTCGGCTCGTCGTCGCGTTCCTCGCCGTCTCCTCCGCCTTCCTGGCCGTGTCCGGCCAGAAGTTCAACGCCATCTTCAGCTTCGGCGACTCCATGTCCGACACCGGCAACCTCTGCGTGAACGGGGCCCCCGCCGGCCTGACCCTCACCCAGCCGCCCTACGGCGAGACCTTCTTCGGCCGCGCCACCTGCCGCTGCTCCGACGGCCGCCTCGTCGTCGACTTCCTCG CCGAGAAGTACGGGCTGCCGCTGCTGAAGCCGTCGAAGCAGGGCGGCGCCGACTTCAAGAAGGGCGCGAACATGGCGATCATCGGCGCGACGACCATGGACTCGGGCTTCTTCCAGTCGCTGGGCATCGCCGACAAGATCTGGAACAACGGGCCCCTCAACACCCAGATCCAGTGGTTCAAGCAGCTCATGCCCTCCATCTGCGGCTCCACACAGG CCTGCAAGTCGTACCTGTCCAAGTCCCTGTTCGTGCTCGGCGAGTTCGGCGGCAACGACTACAACGCCATGACCTTCGGCGGCTACTCCCCGGAGCAGGCAAGCGGGCAGAGCGGCACCATCGTGGACGCCATCGGCAAGGGCGTGGAGCAGCTCATCGCCCTGGGCGCCGCGAACGTGGTGGTCCCGGGGGTCCTCCCCGTGGGGTGCTTCCCCATCTACCTGACGCTGTACCAGACCTCCAACGCCGGCGACTACGACCAGTACGGCTGCCTCAAGCGCTTCAACGCGCTGTCCGCCCAACACAACCAGCTGCTCCAGAGCAAGGTGACGAGCCTGCAGGGCCGGTACCCCGGCGCCCGGATCATGTACGCCGACTTCTACAGCCACGTCTACGAcatggtccggagccccggcagCTACGGCTTCAGCACCAACCTCCAGGCctgctgcggcgccggcggcggcaagtaCAACTACCAGAACGGCGCGCGGTGCGGGATGGCCGGCGCGTCGGCGTGCGGCAACCCGGCGGCGTCGCTCAGCTGGGACGGCATCCACCTCACGGAGGCGGCCTACAAGAAGATCGCCGACGGGTGGGTCAGCGGGGCGTACTGCCACCCGGCCATCGGGGCCTAG